A window from Drosophila subobscura isolate 14011-0131.10 chromosome O, UCBerk_Dsub_1.0, whole genome shotgun sequence encodes these proteins:
- the LOC117898247 gene encoding glutaredoxin domain-containing cysteine-rich protein CG31559, with protein sequence MVVATPPSTAAGNSSGNGGASNPGNCYMDQYQKYATHCERADSGNGSDLESNGIPAKPASLLTDDSEESGPSSLGSDSLHCSSTEYVRQAASQPSGQLQLQRQRQKSIRMLGSLGSLLPDSLLRDIRDRRNAEEYVVQYTGHVDAETEADTEAEPEPEVKDKPMPACKKSLRLSRESLSEEKIEELRAAVERANFVQTGEESLDSIEAASQSLLVSCHTNGRGSSNINYKYADDQYYSFHINEHENFSSFARHGDEASMATAASLTEQQDLFAGYRDVRCSSSSTQSTIRSAKGTVRGVKNRVRNGIATFLQLQQQPNAKCYKEKDLGKVVLYTTSMGIIRDTYTKCANVKQILRTLLIKFEERDVFMSVEYQAEMRQRMQTAHVRVPQLYVEGQHIGDADTVERLNESGELRQLLKPYKSISSTYTCQTCGGYRLLPCPSCNGSKKSVHRNHFTAEFVALKCMNCDEVGLVKCHNC encoded by the exons ATGGTGGTGGCCACGCCCcccagcacagcagcaggcaacagcagtggcaatggAGGTGCCAGCAATCCGGGCAACTGCTACATGGATCAGTACCAGAAGTATGCCACGCACTGCGAGCGAGCGgacagcggcaacggcagcgatCTGGAGAGCAACGGCATTCCGGCCAAGCCAGCCTCGCTGCTCACCGACGACAGCGAGGAGAGTGGCCCCTCCTCCCTGGGCAGTGACTCcctgcactgcagcagcacggaGTATGTGCGCCAGGCGGCCTCCCAGCCCAgcggccagctgcagctgcagcggcagcgccagaaGTCGATCCGCATGCTGGGCTCGCTGGGCTCGCTGCTGCCAGACTCCCTGCTGCGGGACATACGGGATAGACGCAATGCGGAGGAGTACGTGGTGCAGTACACGGGACACGTCGATGCTGAGACCGAGGCAGACACTGAGGCTGAACCCGAGCCTGAGGTCAAGGACAAGCCAATGCCAGCGTGCAAGAAGTCGTTGCGCCTGTCTCGGGAGTCGCTCAGCGAGGAGAAAATCGAGGAGCTGCGTGCGGCCGTGGAGAGAGCCAACTTTGTGCAAACCGGTGAGGAGTCGTTGGACAGCATTGAGGCCGCCTCGCAATCTCTGCTAGTGAGCTGCCACACCaatggcaggggcagcagcaacatcaactaCAAATATGCAGACGACCAATACTACAGCTTTCACATTAACGAGCACGAGAACTTTAGCAGCTTCGCGCGTCACGGCGACGAGGCGTCGATGGCCACGGCCGCGAGCCTAACGGAACAGCAAGATCTCTTCGCGGGCTACCGGGAtgtgcgctgcagcagcagctccacccaGTCCACCATTCGCTCGGCCAAGGGAACGGTGCGAGGCGTCAAGAATCGTGTGCGCAATGGAATAGCCACGTTcttgcagctccagcagcagcccaatgCCAAG tGCTACAAAGAGAAAGACCTGGGCAAGGTGGTGCTGTACACCACCAGCATGGGCATTATACGGGACACCTATACGAAATGTGCCAATGTGAAGCAGATCCTGCGCACTCTGCTGATCAAGTTCGAGGAGCGGGACGTCTTCATGAGCGTCGAGTACCAGGCGGAGATGCGCCAGCGCATGCAGACCGCCCACGTCCGAGTGCCCCAGCTGTATGTCGAGGGGCAGCACATCGGCGACGCGGACACGGTGGAGCGACTGAACGAGTCCGGAGAGCTGCGCCAGCTGCTCAAGCCCTACAAGTCCATTTCCAGCACCTACACCTGCCAGACCTGCGGCGGCTACcgcctgctgccctgcccctcctgCAATGGCTCCAAGAAGTCCGTCCATCGGAACCACTTCACAGCCGAGTTCGTGGCCCTCAAATGCATGAACTGCGACGAGGTGGGACTGGTCAAGTGCCACAACTGCTGA
- the LOC117898173 gene encoding mucin-5AC translates to MAGRQLLFCLGLSVLAAASARTINGLDRGSCYNDDIPMCARSRDNGMYFLFSNECELRKAQRGNLMGAPLYDVTLRHCFPNCDFHCSNGYQPACGVSASSGERRTFRNRCEMARTSCLSQSDWAVHRWGVCPKASREQTSPHVGNVGKYKRPLPVPCTRIYRPVCAAYAGVKSTFSNECLVNAENIKTQRNWRIVSEGLCGEDSTKMKHNRKYKPRAKPKLETETEAEAEPDRAKRSHSKKSNQVEDFQIPEDAVQIYAPSTFHTQFISNAGTMEKSYSLPARKPYVVSAPKLRRVHGSATTRGGIGIAAKSSTRPCVFSNEPVCGSFNGERRTFPTVCALMEYSQSIGNAWSIVHDGPCRRCDKPCPSVYQPVCASRNGTHHTVINECYLERVRCKDPRTVWKIIHKGECAKARGTMKPKAAATERGLIPRMLYASSRRLSITTPGKPLASQATTKAPTNPYKPRQQFRKSFRPTPAAISQEFNNRKIRKIELATAGFGPIDRSIENDSDASLWSSNDNWLVRQTLDNVKGYFSKKPATFKKAHSEKYPPYYWVKPIESSTQSDSIGATTISTTTASPMPPTLSIASAELLNLDIGNAANLYEDPQMLLKLTTAPATTSTTATPEPIESTTATPPSTTVATNPPSTTVAPATMSTSSEAWEETTSEETTAGVAETSATTAASVSTDAATSSATIAEDLSSTEARSSASTSTEASSESSTTTQSSDYTAEEPLSESSGQTSIYGLDKNSLIMRLLRARTNQNVFI, encoded by the exons ATGGCTGGAAGGCAACTGCTGTTCTGCTTGGGATTATCTGTTTTGGCGGCAGCTTCCGCTCGCACGATCAATGGTCTGGATCGGGGATCTTGCTACAACGATGACATTCCCATGTGTGCGAGGAGTCGCGACAACGGCATGTACTTCCTGTTCAGCAACGAGTGTGAGCTGCGGAAGGCGCAGCGAGGCAACCTCATGGGTGCTCCCTTGT ATGATGTGACGCTGCGGCACTGCTTCCCCAATTGTGACTTCCACTGCAGCAACGGATATCAGCCAGCGTGCGGGGTGAGTGCGAGCAGCGGGGAGCGACGCACCTTTAGGAATCGGTGTGAAATGGCACGCACCTCGTGCCTGTCGCAGTCCGATTGGGCGGTGCACAGGTGGGGAGTGTGTCCCAAGGCCAGCAGGGAGCAGACATCACCTCACGTGGGCAACGTTGGCAAGTACAAGcggccactgccagtgccctGCACCAGGATCTATCGTCCCGTGTGCGCTGCATATGCGGGCGTAAAGTCTACATTTTCGAATGAGTGCCTGGTGAATGCAGAGAACATTAAGACACAGAGAA ATTGGCGCATAGTTTCCGAGGGACTTTGCGGCGAGGACAGCACCAAAATGAAGCACAATCGCAAATACAAGCCAAGGGCCAAGCCAAagctggagacggagacggaggcggaggcggagccGGATCGGGCCAAGCGCAGTCACAGTAAGAAGTCCAATCAGGTGGAAGACTTCCAGATACCCGAGGACGCAGTGCAAATCTATGCCCCCTCCACATTCCACACCCAGTTCATCAGCAACGCAGGCACCATGGAGAAGAGCTACTCCCTGCCAGCTCGCAAGCCCTATGTGGTGTCCGCGCCCAAGCTCCGACGAGTGCACGGGAGTGCCACCACCAGAGgaggcattggcattgctgcCAAAAGCTCTACAAGGCCGTGTGTGTTCAGCAACGAgcctgtgtgtggcagcttcaACGGAGAGAGACGCACATTCCCGACTGTCTGTGCCCTCATGGAGTACAGCCAAAGCATCGGCAACG CATGGTCCATTGTGCACGATGGCCCCTGCCGACGCTGCGACAAGCCCTGCCCTTCGGTCTATCAGCCAGTGTGTGCCAGTCGCAATGGCACCCACCACACAGTCATCAATGAGTGCTATCTGGAGCGAGTGCGTTGCAAGGATCCCAGAACTG TCTGGAAGATCATCCACAAAGGAGAGTGTGCAAAGGCCAGGGGCACAATGAAGCCCAAGGCGGCTGCCACGGAACGCGGTCTGATTCCCCGTATGCTgtatgccagcagcaggcgactGTCCATCACCACCCCAGGAAAGCCTCTGGCCAGCCAAGCCACAACCAAGGCACCCACAAACCCATACAAGCCGCGCCAGCAGTTCAGGAAATCCTTCAGGCCAACGCCAGCAGCCATCAGCCAGGAATTCAACAATCGCAAGATTCGCAAAATAGAGCTAGCCACAGCCGGCTTTGGCCCCATCGATCGATCCATTGAAAACGACTCCGATGCCAGTCTTTGGTCTTCAAATGACAATTGGCTCGTGCGACAGACACTCGACAATGTCAAGGGTTACTTCAGCAAAAAGCCAGCGACCTTCAAAAAGGCGCACAGCGAAAAATATCCGCCCTATTACTGGGTTAAGCCGATAGAATCCTCGACCCAGTCAGATTCAATTGGAGCGACCACCATCAGCACAACCACAGCTTCCCCCATGCCACCCACTCTGAGCATTGCCTCGGCGGAACTATTGAATTTGGATATCGGCAACGCGGCAAACCTCTACGAAGATCCACAAATGCTACTTAAGCTGACCACCGCTCCAGCCACAACCAGCACCACAGCGACGCCAGAACCCATTGAGAGCACgactgccacgcccccttccaccACTGTCGCCACGAATCCTCCTTCCACAACAGTTGCACCTGCAACCATGTCCACCTCCTCAGAGGCATGGGAAGAAACGACCAGCGAAGAGACTACCGCAGGCGTGGCAGAGACTTCTGCTACTACTGCTGCCTCCGTCAGCACAGATGCTGCCACATCCTCAGCCACAATAGCTGAAGATCTGTCCAGCACAGAAGCAAGAAGCAGCGCGTCGACATCAACGGAAGCCTCAAGTGAGTCGTCAACGACCACCCAGAGCAGTGATTACACGGCGGAGGAGCCGCTGTCCGAGTCCAGTGGTCAAACCTCCATCTATGGTCTCGATAAGAACTCGTTGATAATGCGCTTGTTACGAGCCcgaacaaatcaaaatgttttcatttaa
- the LOC117897539 gene encoding uncharacterized protein LOC117897539 — protein MLLCRLVLALMLLLLLHYGSAGETQATDAPPTPAIQRSAGRAGGSLLSHNDAYIARNQRQCFDTRNLMSCIKYKASKLIWKLATNGMGFFPNEYGRDLAADKHRLLRLVQLGEPADDIVVFNDAKSLEGDSELTLIFKFLKRAVETFGRNHGLQLALSSETGARVMDESEARLKRKKKKWLIILPLVILMKIAHLKMTLVSMLLTVIGMNVLLVGGVGWLIHYLKYKTMCKIHPHLVQTHSHVYDSEPSDYSQFVGSSNSYSPYSSGAGGPHDIPGNTYSKDWATSKAYNGYNYLDTISKRIQ, from the exons ATGCTACTCTGTCGCCTCGTGCTAGCActgatgctgctcctactGCTCCACTATGGCAGCGCAGGGGAGACGCAGGCCACAGATGCACCGCCGACGCCCGCCATCCAACGATCCGCTGGCCGAGCGGGTGGCTCGCTGCTGTCGCACAACGATGCCTACATAGCGCGCAACCAGCGGCAGTGCTTCGACACGCGCAATCTGATGTCCTGCATCAAGTACAAGGCCTCGAAGCTGATCTGGAAACTGGCCACCAACGGCATGGGCTTTTTCCCCAACGAGTATGGACGGGATTTGGCAGCGGATAAGCATCGACTCCTGCGGCTGGTCCAGTTGGGGGAGCCGGCCGACGACATTGTGGTGTTCAACGATGCCAAGAGCTTGGAAG GTGACAGCGAGCTGACGCTCATCTTCAAGTTCCTCAAGCGGGCGGTGGAGACGTTCGGGCGCAACCACGGCCTTCAGCTGGCGCTCTCCAGCGAGACGGGGGCCCGCGTCATGGACGAGTCGG AGGCACGTCTGAagcgcaagaagaagaagtggCTCATCATTCTGCCGCTGGTGATTCTGATGAAAATCGCACACCTGAAAATGACTCTCGTGTCCATGCTGCTGACGGTCATCGGCATGAACGTGCTGCTGGTCGGCGGCGTGGGCTGGCTGATACACTATCTGAAGTACAAGACCATGTGCAAGATCCATCCCCACCTGGTGCAGACGCACTCGCACGTCTACGACTCGGAGCCCTCGGACTACTCGCAGTtcgtgggcagcagcaactcctaCTCCCCCTACAGCTCGGGCGCGGGTGGGCCGCACGACATCCCGGGCAACACCTACAGCAAGGACTGGGCCACGAGTAAGGCCTACAACGGCTACAACTATCTGGACACAATTAGCAAGCGGATACAGTAG
- the LOC117897801 gene encoding uncharacterized protein LOC117897801 — MLPAWLNADYIQTHLRIHSKNDKLRVLKLWGKPATGKGENFIGIMTRIYVDYEDGSGVAQHKSYILKQPSPLDAPQARIFFEYDVYTREMDMYEFVLPKMAELLREIGTTEKLTADCVAVDREHSILILEDLAPLKYVNADRLRQLDEAHAKLVLELQAKFHAAAVILKERHPGLLAKNFSTHFFCREKKGYGEIFSSLFESFMGYVKTQPKLNDRFSGKLELVQTNLMEYAARTVDVGPEDFQTLVHGDCWTNNIMFQYDDKGCPINVVLIDFQFCTWTSPAADLHYFCSSSLREDARAKETELVQHHYYVMTKILAKFTHKCVLPSLLEYQLQFERRRFMSFVIAITLQPLMLYEGTEDPDFSYLYQDTPKARSFRDSMFASEKVQRMVEKILPVVDAKGLLDPQ, encoded by the exons ATGCTGCCCGCTTGGCTAAACGCGGACTACATTCAAACCCATCTGAGAATCCACTCCAAGAACGACAAGCTGCGAGTCCTTAAACTCTGGGGCAAGCCAGCGACAGGCAAGGGGGAGAACTTTATTGGCATTATGACTCGCATTTACGTGGACTACGAAGACGGCAGTGGAGTGGCGCAGCACAAGTCATACATCCTCAAGCAGCCCAGCCCGCTGGACGCTCCCCAGGCAAGAATATTCTTCGAGTACGACGTGTACACACGGGAAATGGACATGTACGAGTTTGTACTGCCCAAAATGGCCGAGCTGCTGCGAGAGATTGGAACCACCGAGAAGCTAACCGCAGACTGTGTGGCTGTGGACAGGGAACATTCCATTCTGATACTCGAGGACTTGGCTCCTCTCAAGTATGTCAATGCAGACCGGTTGAGGCAATTGGACGAGGCTCATGCCAAGCTGGTGCTGGAGTTGCAGGCAAAGTTCCATGCCGCAGCTGTGATACTCAAAGAGCGACATCCCGGGCTGCTGGCAAAGAATTTCTCAACGCATTTCTTTTGCCGAGAGAAGAAGGGATATGGAGAGATCTTCAGCAGTTTGTTTGAGTCTTTCATGGGGTATGTGAAGACACAACCCAAGCTGAATGATCGCTTTAGTGGCAAGTTGGAGCTGGTCCAAACCAATTTAATGGAGTACGCGGCTCGAACTGTCGACGTTGGCCCGGAGGACTTTCAGACGTTGGTTCATGGCGACTGTTGGACCAACAATATCATGTTCCAATACGATGACAAAGGCTGCCCGATCAATGTCGTGTTGATAGACTTTCAGTTCTGCACTTGGACATCGCCGGCTGCTGATCTTCACTACTTCTGCAGCTCATCCCTGAGGGAAGATGCCAGAGCAAAGGAGACGGAGCTCGTGCAGCATCATTATTATGTTATGACAAAGATCTTGGCAAAGTTTACCCATAAATGTGTGCTGCCCAGCCTACTCGAGTATCAGCTGCAGTTTGAGCGCCGACGATTCATGA GTTTTGTTATTGCAATTACACTTCAGCCTCTTATGCTATATGAGGGCACGGAGGACCCTGATTTTTCGTACCTCTATCAGGATACGCCGAAAGCGAGGAGCTTCCGGGACTCAATGTTTGCTTCTGAAAAAGTGCAGAGAATGGTGGAAAAGATATTGCCTGTGGTGGATGCCAAGGGACTGTTGGATCCGCAGTag
- the LOC117897800 gene encoding uncharacterized protein LOC117897800 — protein MLPTWLTEEYIQGHLRAYCKDEQLRVLKLWAKPATEKGGNYVGVMTRIYVDYEDGSGALQKKSYILKQACPEDASQSKVFQEYDVYNREMDMYELVMPKMAELLREIGFTEKLTAEAVVVDRERTIMILEDLATLRYVNADRVKQLDLAHTKMTIELLARFHAAALVLNQRYPELLRNNYSSHFFSRGKKGYEEIFTGLFKAFIRYVNTQPSLKERYSDKLEHIVPHLMEYAARSVDVGEKDFQTLIHGDCWTTNVMYQYDDEGNPVTVLPIDFQFSTWTSPVVDLLYLFSTSLREEVREKEIELVQYHYYELKKNFEKFSYKGVVPSLHEYQLQFERRRFMTVIIANLFQPIMVYEGTEEPEFLNLYQNTPAGIRFQDSMYACEKVKRIVENILPVLDAKGLLDPQ, from the exons ATGCTGCCCACTTGGTTAACAGAGGAATATATTCAGGGCCATCTGCGAGCCTACTGCAAGGATGAACAGCTGCGAGTCCTGAAGCTGTGGGCCAAGCCAGCAACGGAGAAGGGCGGCAACTATGTGGGCGTTATGACTCGCATCTACGTGGACTACGAGGACGGGAGTGGAGCGTTGCAAAAGAAATCTTACATCCTGAAGCAAGCCTGCCCAGAAGACGCTTCCCAGTCGAAAGTATTCCAGGAGTACGACGTGTACAATCGGGAGATGGACATGTACGAGCTGGTGATGCCCAAGATGGCCGAGCTGCTGCGGGAGATTGGCTTCACCGAGAAGCTAACTGCAGAGGCTGTTGTCGTGGATCGGGAGCGCACCATCATGATACTCGAGGATCTGGCTACACTCCGATACGTGAATGCGGATCGTGTGAAGCAATTGGATCTGGCTCACACCAAGATGACGATAGAGCTGCTCGCGAGGTTCCATGCCGCCGCTTTGGTCCTCAATCAGCGTTATCCTGAGCTCCTGCGAAACAATTACTCATCGCACTTTTTCTCGCGTGGCAAGAAAGGCTACGAGGAGATTTTCACAGGCTTGTTCAAGGCTTTTATTAGGTATGTGAACACTCAGCCGAGCCTCAAGGAGCGTTACAGCGATAAGCTGGAGCACATTGTGCCTCATCTGATGGAGTACGCAGCTCGTTCTGTGGATGTGGGAGAAAAGGACTTCCAGACACTCATCCATGGCGACTGTTGGACGACGAATGTCATGTACCAGTACGACGACGAGGGAAATCCCGTCACAGTTCTACCCATTGACTTTCAGTTTAGCACTTGGACATCGCCGGTTGTCGATTTGCTTTATCTATTTAGCACTTCTCTCAGGGAAGAAGTCAGAGAGAAGGAAATCGAACTGGTTCAGTACCATTACTATGAACTGAAGAAGAACTTTGAGAAGTTTTCCTACAAGGGTGTCGTGCCCAGTTTGCACGAGTATCAGCTGCAGTTCGAGCGCCGCAGATTCATGA CTGTCATAATTGCCAACCTATTCCAACCCATTATGGTCTACGAGGGCACAGAGGAGCCCGAGTTTTTGAATCTCTATCAGAATACTCCAGCGGGAATTCGTTTCCAGGACTCAATGTATGCCTGCGAAAAAGTCAAAAGAATTGTGGAAAATATTCTACCAGTGCTGGATGCCAAGGGCCTGTTGGATCCTCAATGA